TGCTTCAGGCGGTGCGCGGCCCGGCCGTCCGGCGCCCGGGCGGACAGGGCGGCCCACCGCGCCCGTCTCGCGTCGGGGGCGAGCGACCAATAAGCCGCCGCGAACGCGTCGACGTCTCGACGAAAGCGCGCCAGCTGGATCGCCTCGGCATCCGGATGGACGGGGACTTGCGAACCTTCCAGGGCCGCCGTTCCCGCGACCCGATCGGCCGGCGGGACAAAGTCGTCGCCGGGTAGCGCCGCGAGAAAGGTCGAGCGGGCTGATGAGGCGCGGGCGGCAGGTTCGTCCGGGCGGCGACCGTTCGGCGCGGGCGATTCGGGGTCGGTCATGCCGGGTTCCCGGAGGGGTCGTTGTCTTGAGGATCGTGTAGCGACAAGAATATTTCCAGCGATTGACGAAACTGGTCGATCGTCTCCGGGTTCCGCGATTCGAGGGCGGTCTCGAAGCCGTCCATCAGGTCGCTCAGGTCGCGCCGGAGGTCGGAGGGGAGTTCCTTGAACACCCGCTCGGCCCGCGTCAGCAGGAACCGGTTGACCGCCTCCTCGCGGGGGTGCGTTTTCAACTTTTTCATGTCCGCGACCGCCTTGCGAATCTGGGCGTCGGACAGACCCTTCGCGTGCCGTGCAATGATGTGCGTGACGATCCGCTTGGTCGCCACGACCATCGCTTCGACCTCCAGTACGCCGTTCAAGTCGTAGGTGAAGCGAATGTCCACCGCCTGCCCGGCCGGTCCGTGCGGGATGCCGTCCACATCGAATTCGCCCAATAACAAGTTTTCCTCGACGCGCCGGGATTCTCCCTGGTAAATCTGGACGCTAATTGTCGTCTGGTTCGCGCGGACCGTCGCGTACCGGCTGACGCGGCTCACGGGGATCGTGGTGTTCCGGTCGATGATGGGCGAAAAATACCCGTCCCGCTGGTCGCCCCCGAAATCCTTGGAAATGGCCACCCCGAGGGTGAACGGGGCCACGTCGGTCACGACCAGATCTTCGACCGCGGCAGCCCGCCCGACCAGTCCCGCCTGCACGGCCGCGCCGAGGGCGACGACCTCGTCGGGGTTGAGCCGCTGGTGCGGGTTCTTGCCGAACAACTCCTTGACCCGGCTGACGACCAAGGGCATCCGCGTCGCCCCGCCGACCAGGATGACTTCAGAGACTTTGTCCCGCGTCAACTTGGCGTCCGCCAACGCCCGGCGGATAGGTAGTTCGATACGGGCCAGGATCGGGCTCACCCAGGCGTCCAGTTGCTCCCGGGTGACGGTCACTTCCCGCCCGGTGGTGAGTTCGCCGTTCGCGTCCGGGACACGAACGACGGCTGTGGGCTCGCGAGAAAGGGCACACTTGGCTCGCTCGCATTGTTGAATCATCCGCGCCACGAGCAACGGCGTGGTCGCCTCGGCACGCTCGAATTGCAAGCCCACCGATTCGAGGACGCGGGCCGCCAGGGTCCGGGTGAAGTCCTCCCCGCCCAGGATCGCCTCGCCGGCGGACGCCCGCACTTCGAGCGTGCCCTCGAACAGTTCCACCACGGACACGTCGAACGTGCCGCCGCCGAGGTCGAACACGAGAACGGTTTTGTCGACACGGGAATCGTGGAAACCGTAGGCGATGGCGGCCGCCGTCGGCTCGTTCAAGATGCGTTCGGCCGTGAGCCCGGCGATCTTCGCGGCCGCGAGGGTCGCTTTCCGCTGCCGGTCGTTGAAGTAGGCCGGCACGGTGATGACGGCGCGGGTGACGGGTTTACCGAAAAAGGCGTCCGCGTCTGCTTTCAGGGACCGCAAGACAAGACCGGACAACTCCTCGGGCGAGAACGTCCGACCGCCCAGAGCGACCTGTCGCTCCGTTCCCATCGACCGCTTGAATAAGGCCGTGCAAAGGTCCGGTCGAATGACCTGGAGTTCCCGCGCCGCGGCGCCCACCACGACGGTGCCGGATTCGTCCACGCCGACGACGGACGGGGTGAGGCGGCCGCCGATCGCGTTCGGGATGATCTGGGGGCCGTCCGGGGTGAGGTGCGCGACGGCGGAGTTGGTGGTGCCGAGATCGATGCCGATAATCGGATCCATGCCGGCTCCGGGCGAGAACGGGGCGGATCAATACGACGAACGAGCCACGTCGATCGCGCTTTACGACCGACACACCCGTCACGAATAGGGTTCGCAATCATTTTGAGCCCGACCGCCGGACACGTCAACGACTTTCGCCATTTCGCGGCCGGAAGACGATCGCCACGACGCGAACGAACACTCTGTGAAATAAAGCCAATCAAGTAAACCTGCATGCATCAAACGCGGCCGCCCCGGCACCGCGCGAATTTAATTCGCATGTGCCGGGGCGGACGATGTGCCGAGGGACGTCGAGTTAGCGGTTCTGGTACGGCATCATGACCGGAGCCGGCTCGATCCCCGCGGTCAGCGAACAGGGGCCGTCCGCGATAGCCGCCCCCAGGTCGGTCAGCGCCCGGAGGTCCTGGTCGCTCGGACGGGCGCCGGTCAGTTGTCGGGTCAACTCGCGACAGAGGCAGTCGGCCGCGCGGCGGACGATGTCGTCGGTCTGACGGCTCGCGTACAGGCTGGTACACAGCACGACGACCAGCGACTGCACCCGCGACGACAGCTCGGCCATCCGGCACTGCCGGTCGGCCAGCTTGAGTTGGTGCTTCGTCATCACCGAGGAAATCTCGCCGGCCGCCTTGGCCAAGCCGTGGGCCGCGAATTCGGCGTGCCCGCGGAGATCCTTCGGCATGTCCGGCCACGCGGAGTGGTGCGCCGACCGCAGTTTGTTCCCGACCAGCCACTTCGCGTAAGCCATCAGCGGCTTACGGAACGCCCAGGCATGAGCCGGGTTCGCGAAGTTCGGCTTGCGGACGCCGGACTCTTCCATGATCTTGCCGATCGGCTCGAAATACGTTCGGCCGTGCTGCTTGACCAGGGACTTGAAGAACGCCATCCCGAGGACTTCGCCCTCCCCTTCGTAAATACACGGGGCGAGAAACTCGTGGACGTTGTCGCCGAACACGTGACCGCGGAGGAACGCCCGGCCGCCGTGTGTCTTCATGTGCAGTTCGATCGCGGCCTCCTTCTGGGCCTCGCTGCCAAATATCTTGGCCACGATGCATTCCATTTCGCCGCGGTAGCCTTGATCGAGCAAGCCCGCGCACCACTCGACCAGGGCGTCGCACCCGACGATTAGCCCCGCCAGCCGTCCGAGGCGACGGCGGACGAGTTCGCGGTTCGCGATCGGCGCCCCGTAGGTTCGACGGAACTGCGCCCACGGGACCATGTCGGCGAGCATCTGCCGCATGGCACCGGCGGCGTTCGCACAGAGAGATACGCGCCCGCGATTCAGACCGTGGTAGGCGACGGTCAACCCGTCCCCCTGGTCCGGGTCGAGGCGGTTCTCGGCGGGGACACGGAGGCCGTTAAATATGAGCCCCTGGTTGTGGCAGTGCTTGAGGGCGTAGAGTCCGTACTTCTTGAGACGGAACTCGGCCGTCTCCGTCTCGGGCAGGTCGACGACCAGGACCGCCGGCTTCTGGTCGATGAGGCAGACGAGCCCGATGGTACGGCCGGGGCGGACGTTGGTGATGAACAGTTTCTCGCCCGTCACCACGTATTCGTCGCCGTCCCGAACGGCGGTGGTCCGTAAGGCCGTCAGGTCGGTCCCGGCGCACGGTTCCGTCAGGGCGAACGCGGACAGCCGTTCGCCGCTCGCGAGGAGCGGGAGCCAATGTTGCTTCTGATCGACCGAGCCGAACGTCTGGACCGGGTCGACGGCCCCGATGCAACCGTGGACCGACGCCAGACCGGCGATCGTCGGATCGATCGTGGCCATCCGCGTCAGGAAGGGGGCGAACTGAGAAAACGCCGCCCCTGCCCCGCCATATTTCCGATCGATCAGCAAGCCCCAATAGCCCGCGCCGGCCAGGTCGTTGAGTACCTGTTCGCTGATCTTGTTCTCGGAATCGAGGAGCGTGCCCGCCACCTTGTGTCGGCGGACCACGTCCAACGAATTACGCATGACGGTCTGGACTTCGGGCGCGACGGCCGGCGCGGGAGCCATCCACTGTTCGACGGAAACATCGGCGTCCCAGATCGCGCGGTGGATCGGGCTGCCCGTCGTCTGGTAGCGCTCGGCGAACAACGATTCGACTTGTTCGTCGGCGGCGTCGACCGCGCCCATCCGGCGGACTTCCTCGACGCCCTTTCCGCCCATGCGGAGCGCGGCTTCCGCGAAGCTGACGTTGGCCGTATTGGCGGGCCGCGGCGCGGCCGCGCTAGGACCGGACGTGTTAGAGCCGGACGCCGGGGGCGTGCCGTCGTGGTCGACCGCCCCGGTGGGTAATGTTTGGGTGCTCATGACAACCTCCTACGTGGTGTTGAAGGTGGGGGCGCCAGTCGGTCACACCCAGATTCAGAGTTTCGAGGTTCACCATTCGCGACGGCCAAAACCAGTTGAATCCGCCATCCATTAGAGGCGTTACGAACGCCTACCATCATTTGGCATCATTTGGGCCCGGCCGCACTCACGGCAGGCACGGGCTGTTCGCGAACGGACGCGGGTTTCGCGTAAAACGTCCGCCCTTCGGCGGTCATTTCCTTCAGCAGGGAACAGGGGGCAAAGCGTGCCCCGTGAGTCCGGCTCAACTGTTCCAGGTCACTCACGACCTGCCCCATTCCCCAGGCGTCGGCCGCCCGGAGCGGGCCGCCCCGGAAGGGGGCGAAGCCGGTCCCCAGGACCATCGCGAAGTCGATCACCCAGGGCGCGTCGGCGGTGGCGGATTCCAGGCACCGGGCGGCCTCATTGATCATGGGGTACATCAGCCGCCGTTGGACGGCTGTCAGTCCGGTCGGGTGCGCCGCGGCATCGTCGGAGTGGGAGTGGGATGAACCGGCCGGCTCGTCCCAATGCGTCGGATGGCTGCGCCGCCCCTTCCGGTATTCGTAGAACCCGCGGTCCGCCTTCCGGCCCAGCCAGCCGCGGTCGGCCATCGCGGTCAATCGGTCGGGCGTGGGGCTCGGATCGGCCGCCACCACACCGAGCGACTTGGCCACGTGCGCCGCCACGTCGATGCCGACCTGATCGAGCAATTCGAGCGGTCCCATCGGCATCCCGAACCGGACGGCCGCCTTGTCGATCGTCTCGGTGGAATATCCTTCCAGCAGCAGACGGACTCCCTCGTCGAGGTACGGGAAGAGGATGCGGTTCACGAGGAACCCCGGCCCGTCGTTGACGACGACCGGCACCTTGCCCAACTTGCGGACGAACTCGACCAACGCGGCGATCGTGGCCCCGGACGTGTCGGGCCCACGGACCACTTCCACCAGGTGCATCTTGTGAACCGGGTTGAAGAAGTGCAGACCGGCGACACGGTCTGGACCAGACGCCGGCTCACAGACCCGGCTGACCAGCAGCGAGGAAGTGTTCGTCGTTAGCAGTGCCCGGGGGGAAAGCCGGGTACTGAGTTCGGTGAACACGTCGCGCTTGATCTTCTCCTTCTCGATCACGGCTTCAATGACCAGGTCGGCCCCCTCGACCGGGGCCCATTCGCTCGTCGCAGTCACGGTTCGCAGCCGTTCGGTTGCGACTTCGCGGTCAAGAACACCCTTCTTGACGGCTTCGTTCGTCAGGTCGGTCACGCGCTTCAGGCCGGCGGCAGCGAGGTCCGCGTTGATCTCCTTCACCACGACTTCGTAACCACTCACGAGGGCGAGTTGCGCGATCCCGGCCCCCATGATCCCGCCGCCCAACACCGCCACCTTGCGAACGGCGGGCACATCGCCCGTTCCACCCGTTACCCAGGTGGCCGCCTTGCCGGCCTTCTCGCGCTGGAAGAAGAGGTCGATCAGGTTTCGCGCGGTGTCGGTAAACAGCAGCCGAGAAAACGCTTCTCGCTCCGCCGCGAAACCCGAAGCCCGAGACCGGAACCCTTCTTCAACGGCGTTCAAGGCGGCCGGCAGCGCCGGGTAGTCGCGGCCGCGACTGCGGATGGTCCGCCTGACGGCCCAACCGATCGCCTTACGACCAATCGCCGTCTCTTCTAGACGCGCCGTCAGCCCCTTATGGCGGCTCGACAGCGGCTTACCGGCGAGCCGGTCGGCCACGAACGCCCCGACGGCCGTCTCGAAGTCGTCAGGCGGAGCCGTCAGGTCGACCAGCCCAACAGCTAACGCTTCCGACGCGGACAACTTGCGGCTTTCCAAAATCAGTCGCAGCCCAGTCCGCAGACCGACGAGACGCGGGAGGCGTTGTGTCCCGCCCCAGCCCGGCAGCAGCCCGAGTTGGACTTCCGGAAGCCCGAGCCGCGTCGAAGAGTCGTCGCGGGCGATGCGGTGCCGACAGGCCAGCACGAACTCCAGGCCGCCGCCCAGACAGGGGCCGTGGATGACGGCCACCGTCGGGCAGGTCAGGTTTTCGACCCGGTCGAATAAATTCCGTCCAAGATCCACAGCCATCCGCGCTTCGTCCGGCGTGGCGATCTGTCGGATACGCCGGACGTCCGCCCCGGCGAGAAAGCCGGACGCCTTCCGGCTGCGGAACACCACCACCTTCGGCATCTCCCGCTCGAACTCGCCCACGACGCGACCGAGTTCGTCGAGTACCTCGTCCGAAAAGACGTTGAGCGGATAGCCCTGAACGTCGAGCCAGACCGTGGCGACGCCGCGGGCGTCGCGCTCGACGGTCATGTGTTTGAACCCGTCAGACATGGCGATTCTCCTGTCGGGTTAGTTAAGTGTCGTCTCGACCCACACCGCGACGCCCTGGCCGCCGCCGACGCAGAGCGTCGCCAGCCCGCGCCGCAACCCACGGTCGCGGAGGGCACGAAGGAGGGTCACGATCAGCCGTGTTCCCGTCGCCCCGACCGGGTGGCCGAGGGCAATCGCTCCGCCGTTGACGTTCAATCGTGCCGGGTCGATTTCCCCGATCGCACGATCGCGGCCGAGTTCCTTCCGCGCGAAATCGTCGGACGCGAACGCCCGCTGGCAAGCCAGCACCTGGGCGGCGAACGCTTCGTTGATTTCGATCAGTTCAAAGTCGCGGAGATCCATTCCCGTTTTGCGAAGGAGTTTGTTCGTCGCGAAAACGGGTCCGAGGCCCATGCGGGCGGGATCACAGCCCGCGATGGCGTAGTCCCGGATGTATCCCAACGGCGTCCGGTCCGGTCCGACGGAATCCGCCCGTTCGAGGATCGCCGCGACCGAGCCGTCCGTGATCGGGCAACTGTTCCCGGCCGTCACGGTCCCGCCCTTCGGATCGAACAACGGGCGGAGCTTCTGGAGAGCCTCCAACGTCTGATTGGGCCGCGGCCCGTTATCCGCTTGCAACGCCTGGCCGCGGGTCTGTTCGGCCGTCAGGGGCACCACTTCGCCCTGGAAGAAGCCGCGCTTCCACGCCGCGGCCGCCTTCTTGTGGCTGTCGAGCGCGAACTGGTCTTGCTCCTCACGGGTGATGCCAAACTCTTTCGCCAGCCGTTCCGCCGTCTGGCCCATGTTCAGGCCACACGTCGGGTCGGTCAGGCCGAGTTCGAGACCGAAC
This is a stretch of genomic DNA from Fimbriiglobus ruber. It encodes these proteins:
- a CDS encoding Hsp70 family protein, with protein sequence MDPIIGIDLGTTNSAVAHLTPDGPQIIPNAIGGRLTPSVVGVDESGTVVVGAAARELQVIRPDLCTALFKRSMGTERQVALGGRTFSPEELSGLVLRSLKADADAFFGKPVTRAVITVPAYFNDRQRKATLAAAKIAGLTAERILNEPTAAAIAYGFHDSRVDKTVLVFDLGGGTFDVSVVELFEGTLEVRASAGEAILGGEDFTRTLAARVLESVGLQFERAEATTPLLVARMIQQCERAKCALSREPTAVVRVPDANGELTTGREVTVTREQLDAWVSPILARIELPIRRALADAKLTRDKVSEVILVGGATRMPLVVSRVKELFGKNPHQRLNPDEVVALGAAVQAGLVGRAAAVEDLVVTDVAPFTLGVAISKDFGGDQRDGYFSPIIDRNTTIPVSRVSRYATVRANQTTISVQIYQGESRRVEENLLLGEFDVDGIPHGPAGQAVDIRFTYDLNGVLEVEAMVVATKRIVTHIIARHAKGLSDAQIRKAVADMKKLKTHPREEAVNRFLLTRAERVFKELPSDLRRDLSDLMDGFETALESRNPETIDQFRQSLEIFLSLHDPQDNDPSGNPA
- a CDS encoding acyl-CoA dehydrogenase family protein, which gives rise to MSTQTLPTGAVDHDGTPPASGSNTSGPSAAAPRPANTANVSFAEAALRMGGKGVEEVRRMGAVDAADEQVESLFAERYQTTGSPIHRAIWDADVSVEQWMAPAPAVAPEVQTVMRNSLDVVRRHKVAGTLLDSENKISEQVLNDLAGAGYWGLLIDRKYGGAGAAFSQFAPFLTRMATIDPTIAGLASVHGCIGAVDPVQTFGSVDQKQHWLPLLASGERLSAFALTEPCAGTDLTALRTTAVRDGDEYVVTGEKLFITNVRPGRTIGLVCLIDQKPAVLVVDLPETETAEFRLKKYGLYALKHCHNQGLIFNGLRVPAENRLDPDQGDGLTVAYHGLNRGRVSLCANAAGAMRQMLADMVPWAQFRRTYGAPIANRELVRRRLGRLAGLIVGCDALVEWCAGLLDQGYRGEMECIVAKIFGSEAQKEAAIELHMKTHGGRAFLRGHVFGDNVHEFLAPCIYEGEGEVLGMAFFKSLVKQHGRTYFEPIGKIMEESGVRKPNFANPAHAWAFRKPLMAYAKWLVGNKLRSAHHSAWPDMPKDLRGHAEFAAHGLAKAAGEISSVMTKHQLKLADRQCRMAELSSRVQSLVVVLCTSLYASRQTDDIVRRAADCLCRELTRQLTGARPSDQDLRALTDLGAAIADGPCSLTAGIEPAPVMMPYQNR
- a CDS encoding 3-hydroxyacyl-CoA dehydrogenase NAD-binding domain-containing protein, which encodes MSDGFKHMTVERDARGVATVWLDVQGYPLNVFSDEVLDELGRVVGEFEREMPKVVVFRSRKASGFLAGADVRRIRQIATPDEARMAVDLGRNLFDRVENLTCPTVAVIHGPCLGGGLEFVLACRHRIARDDSSTRLGLPEVQLGLLPGWGGTQRLPRLVGLRTGLRLILESRKLSASEALAVGLVDLTAPPDDFETAVGAFVADRLAGKPLSSRHKGLTARLEETAIGRKAIGWAVRRTIRSRGRDYPALPAALNAVEEGFRSRASGFAAEREAFSRLLFTDTARNLIDLFFQREKAGKAATWVTGGTGDVPAVRKVAVLGGGIMGAGIAQLALVSGYEVVVKEINADLAAAGLKRVTDLTNEAVKKGVLDREVATERLRTVTATSEWAPVEGADLVIEAVIEKEKIKRDVFTELSTRLSPRALLTTNTSSLLVSRVCEPASGPDRVAGLHFFNPVHKMHLVEVVRGPDTSGATIAALVEFVRKLGKVPVVVNDGPGFLVNRILFPYLDEGVRLLLEGYSTETIDKAAVRFGMPMGPLELLDQVGIDVAAHVAKSLGVVAADPSPTPDRLTAMADRGWLGRKADRGFYEYRKGRRSHPTHWDEPAGSSHSHSDDAAAHPTGLTAVQRRLMYPMINEAARCLESATADAPWVIDFAMVLGTGFAPFRGGPLRAADAWGMGQVVSDLEQLSRTHGARFAPCSLLKEMTAEGRTFYAKPASVREQPVPAVSAAGPK
- a CDS encoding thiolase family protein; the encoded protein is MTTSTRLPPVAVIAGARTPFAKAFGPLAKVPADMLGVYSTGAALKAAHLEPTAIDEVVFGNVAGPPESSNVGRVIALRAGVPADRIAHTVNRNCASGMESVVAGWHALAEGRSDRVVVGGTESMSNVPLLWDRRLADWLMKFKRTTGWRKWTLLSKLRPRMLRPVFGLELGLTDPTCGLNMGQTAERLAKEFGITREEQDQFALDSHKKAAAAWKRGFFQGEVVPLTAEQTRGQALQADNGPRPNQTLEALQKLRPLFDPKGGTVTAGNSCPITDGSVAAILERADSVGPDRTPLGYIRDYAIAGCDPARMGLGPVFATNKLLRKTGMDLRDFELIEINEAFAAQVLACQRAFASDDFARKELGRDRAIGEIDPARLNVNGGAIALGHPVGATGTRLIVTLLRALRDRGLRRGLATLCVGGGQGVAVWVETTLN